The following are from one region of the Candidatus Eremiobacteraceae bacterium genome:
- a CDS encoding aldehyde dehydrogenase family protein, with protein MTAQTSTKAPKITYSAVGGNMDEIHSSFDKAVKSLRASLGGEHLLYINGEWVKGQGGTHATQTPIDLDVTVGNFTAASLAQVDSAVAAAKAAQKKWGALPWRERVAVMRRAAEKIREMRFEIAAVMSIEVGKNRMESLGDAEESADLIDYYADQVEQSDGFRRPLGKLSPNEQTQDVLRPFGVFAVIAPFNFPMALATGMSSAALVAGNAVVFKPANTVQLTGAMLARVYDEAGMPKGVFNLIYGSGATVGEHLISHKDVDGIAFTGSQEVGMRLLREFGSGGPFAKPVLGELGGKNAAIVAESADLDMATDGVMRSAFGLQGQKCSACSRVYVHKKVADAFMTMLVEKTKKLTIGDPTDKDVYMGPVINESAVKTYEESTAAAGANGGILTGGERLKTGKLASGYYVAPTVAKLPLDHELFQRELFLPILAVGVVDSFDQALAESNKSHLGLTGGLFSGDEKEIERFFDEMEAGVLYVNRRSGATTGAWPGVQSFTGWKGSGVTGKGGCGPYYVSQFLREQSRTRMT; from the coding sequence ATGACCGCACAAACGTCGACCAAAGCGCCGAAGATCACCTATTCCGCCGTCGGCGGCAACATGGACGAGATCCACAGCTCGTTCGATAAGGCTGTCAAATCACTGCGCGCGTCGCTCGGCGGCGAACACCTTCTCTACATCAACGGCGAATGGGTGAAGGGCCAAGGCGGCACGCACGCGACGCAAACACCTATCGACCTCGACGTCACCGTCGGCAATTTCACGGCGGCATCGCTCGCACAAGTCGACAGCGCCGTCGCCGCCGCAAAAGCAGCACAGAAGAAGTGGGGCGCTCTTCCCTGGCGCGAGCGAGTCGCCGTCATGCGCCGCGCGGCGGAAAAGATCCGCGAAATGCGATTCGAGATCGCCGCGGTCATGAGCATCGAAGTCGGCAAGAACCGCATGGAGTCGCTCGGCGATGCCGAAGAATCCGCCGATTTGATCGACTACTACGCCGACCAAGTCGAGCAGAGCGACGGCTTTCGGCGCCCGCTCGGCAAGCTCTCGCCGAACGAGCAGACCCAAGACGTGCTGCGGCCGTTCGGCGTGTTCGCCGTCATCGCGCCGTTCAATTTCCCGATGGCGCTCGCCACCGGCATGTCCAGCGCTGCGCTCGTCGCCGGCAACGCGGTCGTGTTCAAGCCGGCAAACACGGTCCAACTCACGGGCGCGATGCTCGCGCGCGTGTACGACGAAGCGGGCATGCCCAAAGGCGTCTTCAATTTGATCTACGGATCCGGAGCGACGGTCGGCGAGCATTTGATCAGTCACAAAGACGTCGACGGCATCGCGTTCACCGGTTCGCAAGAAGTCGGCATGCGGCTGTTGCGCGAATTCGGCTCCGGTGGACCGTTCGCAAAGCCGGTGCTCGGCGAGCTCGGCGGCAAGAACGCCGCCATCGTCGCGGAGAGTGCCGATCTCGACATGGCCACCGACGGCGTGATGCGCTCGGCCTTCGGATTGCAAGGCCAGAAATGCAGCGCGTGCTCGCGAGTGTACGTGCACAAAAAAGTCGCCGACGCCTTTATGACTATGCTCGTGGAGAAGACGAAGAAGCTCACGATCGGCGACCCCACCGACAAAGACGTATACATGGGTCCGGTGATCAACGAAAGCGCGGTCAAGACCTACGAAGAGAGCACCGCAGCCGCCGGCGCGAACGGCGGAATACTGACCGGCGGCGAGCGGCTCAAGACCGGCAAGCTCGCCAGCGGTTACTACGTCGCGCCGACGGTGGCGAAATTGCCGCTCGATCACGAACTATTCCAGCGCGAACTCTTCTTGCCCATCCTCGCGGTCGGGGTCGTCGACTCGTTCGATCAAGCTCTGGCAGAATCGAACAAATCGCATCTTGGCCTGACCGGCGGCCTCTTTTCCGGCGATGAAAAAGAGATCGAGCGGTTCTTCGATGAGATGGAAGCCGGCGTTCTGTACGTGAACCGGCGAAGCGGGGCTACAACCGGCGCCTGGCCGGGGGTTCAATCGTTCACCGGCTGGAAAGGTTCCGGGGTGACGGGAAAAGGCGGCTGCGGACCATACTACGTCTCGCAGTTCCTTCGCGAACAGTCGCGCACGCGCATGACCTAA
- a CDS encoding PLP-dependent aminotransferase family protein has protein sequence MRGLKASAIREILKVTEMPDVISFAGGLPAPELFPVTQFAEACREVLETQGAEALQYSVTEGYPPLREWISGYLHETIGLECTANQVLIISGSQQGLDLVGKVLLDPGDTVIIENPAYLGAIQAFDAYEARYINVGTDGDGIVIADLERALRDGVRTGKRAKLLYLVPNFQNPSGITLTLARRLAVIELCARFGVPIFEDDPYGRLRYSGEHIPSITALAHGDNCIYMSTVSKTIAPGMRIAWLVTNDRAVYEKIVPAKQAADLHTSSFTQRAVYAYARRPGQVEGHVREMLPVYTRRRDVMLAALAVHMPEGTTWTRPDGGLFVWVTLPGGIDTQLLLAHAAREKVAFVPGAPFWVNRDVRNTMRLNFSNGADEKIKTGIERLGRLVKASLEGAL, from the coding sequence ATGCGCGGTCTCAAAGCCAGCGCCATCCGCGAAATCCTCAAAGTCACCGAGATGCCCGACGTCATCTCGTTCGCCGGCGGATTGCCCGCGCCCGAGCTCTTCCCGGTCACTCAATTCGCCGAGGCGTGCCGCGAAGTGCTCGAGACCCAAGGCGCCGAGGCTTTGCAGTACAGCGTCACCGAGGGCTATCCACCGCTGCGCGAGTGGATCTCGGGGTATCTGCACGAGACCATCGGCCTCGAATGCACCGCGAACCAAGTGCTCATCATCAGCGGCTCGCAGCAGGGACTTGATCTCGTCGGGAAGGTGCTGCTCGATCCTGGCGACACCGTCATCATCGAAAATCCGGCGTACCTCGGCGCCATCCAAGCATTCGATGCATACGAAGCGCGCTACATCAACGTCGGCACCGACGGCGACGGCATCGTCATCGCGGATCTCGAGCGCGCCCTGCGCGACGGCGTCCGCACCGGCAAGCGCGCGAAGCTCCTGTACCTCGTGCCGAATTTCCAGAATCCGAGCGGCATCACGCTCACGCTTGCGCGGCGTCTGGCCGTCATCGAGCTGTGCGCTCGATTCGGCGTGCCCATCTTCGAAGACGATCCGTACGGCCGTCTACGCTATTCCGGCGAGCACATTCCGTCGATCACCGCACTCGCCCACGGCGATAATTGCATCTACATGAGCACCGTGAGCAAGACGATCGCGCCGGGCATGCGGATCGCGTGGCTCGTCACCAACGATCGCGCCGTGTACGAGAAGATCGTGCCCGCCAAACAAGCCGCCGACCTGCACACCTCGTCGTTCACGCAACGCGCGGTCTACGCGTACGCGCGGCGCCCGGGCCAAGTGGAGGGGCACGTCCGTGAGATGCTGCCGGTGTACACGCGCCGGCGTGACGTGATGCTCGCCGCGCTCGCCGTGCACATGCCCGAAGGCACGACGTGGACGCGACCCGACGGCGGATTGTTCGTGTGGGTCACGCTGCCCGGCGGAATAGACACGCAACTTCTATTGGCCCATGCCGCGCGCGAGAAAGTCGCGTTCGTGCCAGGCGCTCCATTTTGGGTCAACCGCGATGTCCGCAACACCATGCGCCTGAACTTCAGCAACGGCGCCGACGAAAAGATCAAGACGGGCATCGAACGGCTCGGCCGGTTGGTCAAGGCCTCGCTGGAAGGCGCGCTCTAG
- a CDS encoding acetyl ornithine aminotransferase family protein: MEKNYPFIGVAPPGPNAQKIIAQDERYASTSYIKEYALVAARGSGAMVEDVDGNRYLDFMAGIAVSSTGYAHPKVVAAATEQLNKFAHMCATDFYYPVFAQLCERLAKLAPGAERKRVFLTNSGTEAVEGAIKLARSHTKRQNVISFEGSFHGRSMGAISLGSSKVKYRRHFGPLMPGVYHLPYDNPYHATDWRTATANLFRERVGEDEIAAVVMEPILGEGGYVVPHKEFLQYWRDFCDEHGAVLIYDEVQSGVGRTGTMFASQTLGVTPDVTLLAKGLGSGLPIGAIIAKESVMSWAHGSHGSTFGGNPVACAAALATLDLVEGGLMDNAAKMGGLLLTGLRAMKAKHDIIGDVRGVGLMIGVEFVRDRATKEPYEHLVHQIELAAFGKGLLLLGCGRSTIRIAPPLIIDEEDVRIGLRVFDEVLTELRVPA; the protein is encoded by the coding sequence ATGGAAAAGAACTATCCTTTCATCGGCGTCGCGCCGCCGGGTCCGAACGCGCAGAAGATCATCGCGCAAGACGAGCGCTACGCCTCGACCTCGTATATCAAAGAATACGCGCTCGTGGCCGCACGCGGCAGCGGCGCGATGGTCGAAGACGTCGACGGCAACCGCTATCTGGACTTCATGGCCGGCATCGCCGTATCGTCCACCGGTTACGCGCACCCCAAAGTCGTAGCCGCCGCCACCGAGCAGTTGAACAAATTCGCGCACATGTGCGCCACGGATTTCTACTACCCGGTTTTCGCACAGCTCTGCGAACGGCTCGCCAAGCTCGCGCCGGGCGCCGAAAGAAAGCGCGTCTTCCTCACCAATTCCGGCACCGAGGCCGTCGAAGGCGCCATCAAACTCGCGCGCAGCCACACGAAGCGGCAGAACGTCATCTCATTCGAAGGTTCGTTCCACGGCCGCAGCATGGGCGCAATCTCGCTCGGGTCGTCGAAAGTGAAGTACCGCAGGCACTTCGGACCGCTCATGCCGGGCGTGTATCATCTGCCGTACGACAACCCCTATCACGCCACCGACTGGCGCACCGCCACGGCGAACCTTTTCCGCGAGCGCGTCGGCGAGGACGAGATCGCGGCCGTCGTCATGGAGCCGATCTTGGGCGAGGGCGGCTACGTCGTGCCGCACAAAGAGTTCTTGCAGTACTGGCGCGATTTCTGCGACGAGCACGGCGCAGTGCTGATCTACGATGAAGTGCAGTCGGGCGTCGGCCGCACCGGCACGATGTTCGCGTCGCAAACACTCGGCGTCACTCCCGACGTCACACTGTTGGCAAAGGGTCTCGGCTCGGGCCTTCCCATCGGCGCCATCATCGCCAAAGAGTCGGTGATGTCGTGGGCCCACGGCAGCCACGGCAGCACGTTCGGCGGCAATCCGGTCGCGTGCGCAGCCGCGCTTGCCACGCTCGACCTCGTCGAAGGCGGCTTGATGGACAACGCCGCCAAGATGGGCGGGCTGCTCCTCACCGGCCTGCGAGCGATGAAAGCGAAGCACGACATCATCGGCGACGTGCGCGGCGTCGGACTCATGATCGGTGTCGAATTCGTGCGCGACCGCGCGACGAAAGAGCCGTACGAGCACCTCGTGCATCAGATCGAGCTTGCGGCCTTCGGCAAAGGTCTGCTTCTGCTCGGCTGCGGCCGCAGCACGATCCGCATCGCGCCGCCCCTGATCATCGATGAAGAGGACGTCCGCATTGGATTGCGCGTGTTCGACGAAGTGCTGACTGAGCTTAGAGTCCCGGCGTGA
- the larC gene encoding nickel pincer cofactor biosynthesis protein LarC: MRIACFDCFAGASGNMILGALVDAGLSMDALQRELRRLPVEGWTMRAESVSKRGVGALYLDVDVPGEDHLAGAGGHGAHAHRKLANVLAIVRAAGFPAAVEKTACAIYHRLGEAEARVHRVPIDEIAFHEVGQIDAIVDIAGAALGLFMLDIDRVYCSRLPCGRGSVHAGHGTLPSPPPATMELLRGFPCYEIDVDGELVTPTGAAILTTVSQFGLRPPMTVRGIGYGSGRSEFPFANVLRVVIGDVLAEDAIGASGADGAGDIEQIETNIDDMNPQIYEHLFERMFAAGAVDVWTEAALMKKGRPGTVVRALAPLERADAVVAVMLAETTSIGVRRWTARRTIGVRAVEQINSDMGSFRVKITQTPAGPRARPEYEDVRAIARRDGAALVDVMRRAERIADEWLAGKARR; encoded by the coding sequence ATGAGGATCGCGTGTTTCGATTGCTTCGCGGGCGCGAGCGGCAATATGATATTGGGCGCACTGGTGGACGCGGGCTTGAGCATGGACGCGCTGCAGCGCGAACTGCGGCGGCTGCCGGTTGAAGGCTGGACGATGCGCGCCGAATCCGTAAGCAAGCGCGGTGTCGGCGCGTTGTATCTCGACGTCGATGTCCCCGGCGAAGATCATCTCGCGGGCGCGGGCGGTCACGGGGCGCACGCACACCGCAAACTCGCCAACGTGCTTGCAATCGTTCGCGCCGCCGGTTTTCCGGCTGCGGTTGAGAAGACGGCGTGTGCGATCTATCACCGCCTTGGTGAAGCCGAAGCGCGCGTGCACCGCGTGCCTATCGACGAGATCGCGTTTCACGAGGTCGGCCAGATCGACGCGATCGTGGATATCGCGGGAGCGGCTTTGGGCTTGTTCATGCTCGACATCGACCGGGTCTATTGCTCGCGTTTGCCGTGCGGACGGGGAAGCGTTCACGCGGGTCACGGCACTTTGCCGTCGCCGCCGCCTGCCACGATGGAGCTCCTGCGCGGTTTTCCGTGTTACGAGATAGACGTCGACGGCGAGCTGGTCACGCCGACCGGTGCGGCGATTTTGACGACCGTTTCTCAATTCGGGCTCAGACCCCCGATGACGGTGCGCGGCATCGGCTACGGTAGCGGGCGCTCCGAATTTCCATTTGCAAACGTGTTGCGCGTCGTGATCGGCGACGTGCTCGCGGAGGATGCGATTGGGGCATCCGGCGCCGATGGCGCGGGCGACATCGAACAGATCGAGACCAACATCGACGACATGAATCCGCAGATATACGAACATCTCTTCGAGCGGATGTTCGCGGCCGGTGCGGTCGACGTGTGGACTGAAGCTGCGCTGATGAAAAAGGGGCGGCCGGGAACCGTGGTCCGCGCGCTGGCGCCGCTCGAGCGTGCGGACGCAGTGGTGGCCGTTATGCTCGCCGAGACGACGAGCATCGGCGTCCGCAGGTGGACGGCGCGGCGCACCATCGGCGTGCGCGCGGTCGAGCAGATCAATTCGGATATGGGATCGTTTCGCGTCAAAATCACTCAGACACCCGCCGGACCGCGCGCTAGGCCGGAATACGAGGATGTGCGGGCCATCGCGCGCCGCGACGGAGCGGCGCTCGTCGACGTGATGCGACGGGCCGAACGCATAGCCGACGAATGGCTCGCTGGAAAAGCGCGCCGATGA
- the larB gene encoding nickel pincer cofactor biosynthesis protein LarB, giving the protein MVETRIPVTNDERSTLARLLQSVRDGAVSIDEASAYLGGHVRDDALDYAELDHLRAERTGFAEVIFAEGKTPRQVAEIAVALCARAGTVMATRVTREQFDAVQRELPHAIFHADARIIALEREPQARVGLACVVSAGTADRAVGSEAAVALDLMGNNVARLDDVGVAGLHRVLGHIGALRQANVVVAVAGMDGALPGVIAGLTDKPVIAVPTSVGYGASFGGLAALLTMLNACAGGVAVVNIDNGFGAACAASRINRVAVRAAERHA; this is encoded by the coding sequence ATGGTAGAAACCCGCATCCCCGTGACCAACGATGAACGCTCCACGCTTGCGCGTCTGCTCCAATCGGTGCGCGACGGCGCCGTCTCGATCGATGAGGCATCGGCTTATCTTGGCGGACACGTGCGCGACGATGCTCTCGACTATGCGGAGCTCGATCATCTGCGCGCCGAACGCACGGGCTTCGCCGAAGTGATCTTCGCCGAGGGCAAGACGCCGCGGCAAGTCGCCGAGATCGCGGTCGCGCTGTGCGCGCGCGCCGGAACGGTGATGGCCACGCGCGTGACGCGCGAGCAGTTCGACGCCGTGCAGCGCGAGTTGCCGCACGCTATTTTTCACGCCGACGCGCGGATCATCGCGCTGGAACGCGAACCGCAAGCGCGCGTGGGCCTGGCTTGCGTGGTGTCGGCCGGTACGGCAGATCGCGCGGTGGGCTCCGAAGCAGCGGTCGCGCTCGACCTCATGGGCAACAATGTCGCGCGCTTAGACGATGTCGGTGTCGCTGGTCTGCACCGAGTGCTCGGGCACATCGGGGCACTGCGCCAAGCCAACGTCGTGGTGGCGGTGGCGGGAATGGACGGCGCGTTGCCGGGCGTCATCGCCGGACTCACCGACAAACCCGTGATCGCGGTGCCGACGAGTGTCGGCTACGGCGCATCGTTTGGCGGACTCGCCGCGCTGCTGACCATGCTCAACGCCTGCGCCGGCGGCGTTGCCGTCGTCAATATAGACAACGGATTTGGCGCGGCATGCGCCGCATCGCGCATCAACCGGGTCGCGGTCCGCGCCGCGGAGCGCCACGCATGA
- the larE gene encoding ATP-dependent sacrificial sulfur transferase LarE, with protein sequence MIDARRETSMREIVRSLGSAVVAFSGGVDSSVVLAIAVQELGERALGVTGISPSVARGEAEAAAALARAIGARHETIATAEFEDERYRANPVNRCFYCKDELYGKLVAIAREQEFAYVVDGFNADDGTAPLDSRPGRGAAKRLGVRSPLAEAGICKAEVRSIAKHLGLDVWDKPATPCLSSRVPHGTRIEIDALRRIDLAERFLRATGFPVVRVRHFGSVARVEVPTTDIARLHARRVLVERALHEVGYAAIEIDARGYRMGSLNEP encoded by the coding sequence ATGATCGACGCGCGTCGCGAAACGTCCATGAGAGAGATCGTGCGTTCGCTCGGGAGCGCCGTCGTCGCCTTTTCCGGCGGCGTCGATAGCTCGGTCGTGCTCGCGATCGCCGTCCAAGAGCTCGGAGAACGAGCGCTCGGCGTAACCGGCATTTCTCCGTCGGTCGCTCGCGGTGAAGCGGAAGCGGCGGCAGCGCTGGCACGAGCCATTGGAGCGCGCCACGAGACCATCGCAACCGCAGAGTTCGAAGACGAGCGCTATCGCGCCAATCCGGTGAACCGCTGTTTTTATTGCAAGGACGAGCTGTACGGCAAACTCGTCGCGATCGCGCGCGAGCAGGAGTTTGCATACGTCGTCGACGGGTTCAATGCCGACGACGGCACGGCGCCGCTCGATTCGCGGCCGGGCCGCGGCGCGGCGAAACGACTTGGCGTGCGAAGTCCGCTAGCCGAAGCCGGGATCTGCAAAGCCGAAGTGCGGTCGATCGCAAAGCATCTTGGGCTCGATGTCTGGGATAAACCCGCGACACCGTGTCTGTCGTCGCGCGTGCCGCACGGCACGCGCATCGAGATCGACGCCTTGCGCAGAATCGATTTGGCGGAGCGCTTTCTACGCGCGACAGGATTTCCCGTGGTGCGCGTGCGCCATTTCGGTTCGGTCGCGCGCGTGGAAGTCCCGACGACGGACATCGCGCGGCTGCACGCGCGGCGCGTGCTCGTGGAGCGAGCGTTGCATGAAGTCGGTTACGCGGCGATCGAGATCGACGCGCGCGGCTATCGGATGGGCTCCCTCAACGAACCGTAA
- a CDS encoding aspartate aminotransferase family protein, with product MNGHVFYRKLNVELPLIVRGKGVYLYDDKGKRYLDGSGGAMVACIGHGVDEVAVEIGVQAHRLTYVNGTAFTNEPVEKLADLLCAHAPPGIGKAYFLSSGSEAVEAALKLARQYHVERGETQRKIIIARTPGYHGNTLLALSASAREPYRKIYAPWLLDVTMIDAPYPYRAGPLGDSSPAMTGEAFAKALDRVGPGNVAAFIAEPVGGSSTGASVPPPDYYARIRELCDAHGILFIADEVLSGAGRTGKFLALEHFRARDGGPVVPDIITLGKSLNGGYSPLSALLVKTSIVDTIARGSGSFVHAQTYSHNPLAAAAALATMHYVRDRRLVERAALLGAELQKALKTLLTKGSGAHMVGDVRGIGMLAAVELVADRDTKKPFPRAMKVVETLVKECLAHGLVVWPNVGHANGHDGDLIMIAPPYTITLEEIDELTESLRGALAATAGAVLGQASLAQNG from the coding sequence ATGAATGGCCACGTTTTTTACCGGAAGCTCAACGTCGAGTTGCCGCTTATCGTCCGCGGCAAGGGCGTGTACCTGTACGACGACAAAGGCAAACGCTACCTCGACGGATCGGGCGGCGCGATGGTGGCATGCATCGGTCACGGTGTCGACGAGGTCGCCGTTGAAATCGGCGTGCAAGCCCACAGACTCACCTACGTCAACGGCACCGCATTCACCAACGAACCCGTCGAGAAACTGGCCGATTTGCTGTGCGCGCACGCGCCGCCGGGCATCGGCAAAGCGTATTTCTTGAGCAGCGGTTCCGAAGCGGTTGAGGCGGCGCTAAAACTCGCGCGGCAGTACCATGTGGAGCGCGGCGAAACGCAGCGCAAAATCATCATCGCCCGCACGCCGGGTTATCACGGCAACACGCTGCTCGCACTTTCCGCGTCCGCGCGCGAGCCCTACCGTAAGATTTATGCGCCGTGGCTTCTGGACGTCACGATGATCGACGCCCCGTATCCATACCGGGCGGGTCCGCTCGGCGACTCTTCGCCCGCGATGACCGGCGAGGCGTTCGCCAAGGCGCTCGATCGAGTCGGTCCGGGCAATGTCGCCGCTTTTATCGCCGAGCCCGTGGGCGGATCGTCCACCGGCGCATCGGTGCCTCCGCCCGATTACTACGCGCGCATTCGCGAGCTGTGCGACGCGCACGGCATCCTCTTCATCGCCGATGAAGTGCTGAGCGGCGCCGGCCGCACCGGAAAATTCCTCGCACTCGAGCACTTTCGCGCGCGTGACGGTGGACCGGTGGTGCCGGACATCATCACGTTAGGCAAAAGCTTGAACGGCGGATACTCGCCGTTGTCGGCGCTGCTGGTCAAGACATCCATCGTCGACACCATCGCACGCGGCAGCGGCAGTTTCGTGCACGCCCAGACGTATTCGCACAATCCGCTCGCCGCCGCTGCGGCGCTTGCCACCATGCATTACGTGCGCGACCGCCGGCTCGTGGAGCGGGCGGCGCTTTTAGGCGCCGAACTGCAAAAAGCGCTGAAGACGCTGCTCACAAAAGGCTCCGGAGCGCACATGGTCGGCGACGTGCGCGGCATCGGCATGTTGGCGGCGGTGGAACTGGTGGCAGACCGCGATACGAAGAAGCCATTCCCGCGAGCGATGAAAGTCGTTGAGACGCTCGTCAAGGAATGCCTTGCTCACGGCCTCGTCGTCTGGCCGAACGTCGGCCACGCGAACGGTCACGACGGCGACCTCATCATGATCGCGCCGCCGTACACCATCACCCTCGAAGAGATCGACGAGCTGACCGAGAGTTTGCGCGGCGCCCTTGCGGCGACCGCCGGCGCCGTACTAGGGCAAGCATCGCTTGCCCAAAATGGGTGA
- a CDS encoding oligosaccharide flippase family protein, giving the protein MDSVTPPVPSARGAFDLRGLAGDAGLVIGAALVANLLNYAFHFIVSRRLGPEQYGTLTALIAIAALVGVVGTALNGVAVQEGAKLWVGHRDDDIGSFVRHAARAAFGVALVVGVCILVASLALAPYLHIERWDLWIAFATYCAANIFASFLRGCAQGAHRFGFFASSLIGESVVKLIVAVTFVALGWQVLGALAGFVAGSAFAAGVLVPPFIARAPASTYDQAEHSHLRLGGESLKVLGVGACTAALMFIDTIFAKHHLSGDEAGYYGAAGTIARIIPYGVGLIGLVLMPKAAAAHHASRESLSRLLAIAFGAGLLVTGVVVALLVGAPSQVIAASYGAKFVASIPLLRLYAVDEGILGACTLGFAYLVAVRDYRVARFLVPAVVLEAALMASLGKTAFALLIIAIAINAALVPCIAFCVAQALRSAPMEHRSHVPQAPGPPSAEL; this is encoded by the coding sequence ATGGATTCCGTGACGCCGCCCGTACCGTCCGCACGGGGCGCGTTCGATCTGCGAGGTCTCGCCGGTGACGCAGGCCTCGTCATCGGGGCGGCGCTGGTAGCAAATCTACTCAATTACGCATTCCATTTCATCGTCTCGCGCAGGCTCGGTCCCGAACAATACGGCACGCTGACCGCATTGATCGCGATCGCGGCTCTGGTAGGCGTTGTCGGCACGGCGCTGAACGGCGTCGCGGTTCAGGAAGGGGCCAAGCTTTGGGTCGGCCATCGCGACGACGACATCGGTTCGTTCGTGCGGCACGCCGCGCGCGCCGCGTTCGGCGTTGCGCTCGTCGTCGGCGTCTGCATACTCGTCGCGAGCTTAGCGCTCGCCCCATATCTGCACATCGAGCGGTGGGATCTATGGATCGCATTCGCCACATATTGCGCCGCCAATATATTCGCTTCGTTCCTGCGCGGCTGCGCGCAGGGAGCGCACCGTTTCGGTTTTTTTGCATCGTCGCTCATCGGCGAATCGGTCGTCAAATTGATCGTGGCCGTGACGTTCGTCGCTTTGGGCTGGCAGGTGCTCGGTGCGCTGGCCGGATTCGTGGCAGGTAGCGCATTCGCTGCCGGCGTGCTCGTGCCGCCGTTCATCGCGCGCGCCCCGGCATCGACGTACGACCAAGCCGAACACTCGCATCTGCGCCTCGGCGGAGAATCGCTCAAAGTTCTCGGCGTGGGTGCGTGCACCGCCGCGCTCATGTTCATCGATACCATCTTCGCCAAACATCATCTGTCCGGCGACGAAGCGGGCTACTATGGAGCAGCAGGGACGATCGCGCGCATCATTCCCTACGGCGTCGGCCTGATCGGTCTGGTGCTCATGCCGAAAGCGGCGGCAGCGCATCACGCGAGCCGGGAATCGCTTTCACGATTGCTCGCGATCGCGTTCGGCGCCGGGCTGCTCGTGACCGGGGTTGTGGTGGCGCTGCTGGTCGGCGCCCCAAGCCAGGTGATCGCCGCATCATATGGCGCGAAATTCGTGGCGTCGATTCCGTTGCTTCGCCTATACGCAGTCGACGAAGGCATTCTCGGAGCGTGCACCCTCGGCTTTGCCTATCTGGTCGCGGTGCGCGACTATCGTGTCGCGCGATTTCTCGTGCCGGCGGTGGTGCTGGAGGCCGCGCTGATGGCGTCGCTAGGCAAGACCGCCTTCGCGCTGCTGATCATCGCGATCGCCATCAACGCGGCGCTCGTTCCGTGCATCGCATTCTGCGTGGCGCAGGCGCTGCGCTCCGCGCCGATGGAGCATCGGTCGCACGTGCCGCAGGCGCCCGGCCCCCCGTCCGCCGAACTTTGA